AAAACTTTCCTGAATTAACACCCCGCGAGTTAAAACTGTGTGCTTACCTGCGCCTGAACATTTCAAGCAAGGAAATCGCTAACCTGATGAATATTTCGCTAAGAGGAGTTGAGATCAGCCGCTACAGACTCAGAAAAAAACTCCAATTGGATCACGACACCAACCTTACAGATTTTATAATCTCATATTGATGGTCAAGTAAATTTGGATTCAGAACCCATGCAGTTTTCTCAAAACCGACTGTTTCTGGATCTTAGCTTACGAAGTAATAGAAGTGTTGAATATGCGACCCGTAGAATTAGCTTTCACCGTTTATATGTGACTGTTAAACAGGCGTCGGCGTCACTGCTGATGTATTATTGATGTAGCGCTGCTAGCAGGATGATGATGTTATGAGAAAGGTAAATATTTTATTACAACGCATTGGTGAAATACATTTGACGTGCAAAACAAAAGCTAAACTTCAAAAAAAGCCTTATGATTAAACAATTTACAAGTTTTGTGATCATTATGATGATCATAGTAACATCTCTCAGCGCACAACAGCAAAGCCTTAGTGGTGTTGTGAAATCTGCGAATGATGGAATGCCAATTCCCGGCGTAACTGTATTGATTAAAGGAACGTTTACGGGAACATCAACAAACATTGACGGTGCATTTACACTGAGCAATGTGCCTCTGGGCTCTACAATTGTTTTTTCTTTTGTAGGAATGACAACCATGGAGGTGGAATACACCGGCCAGGCAATGATGAATGTAGACCTTGAATACGAATCAATGGGTCTTGATGAGTTAGTGGTTATCGGGTATGGTGCTGTTAAGAAACGTGATGTCACCGGTTCGGTTTCGACAGTAGGGTCTAACACCATCGGAAGGCTAAACCCTGTTAAGATCGAGGAAGCGCTGCAAGGAACTATAACAGGTGTGCAAGTTACTCCTCAATCAGGTGCACCGGGTGCAGGCCTCGATATCAGAATCAGAGGGATCTCTACTAATGGCGATGCTTCCCCTGTTGTGATCATTGACGGTTATCAGGGCGATCTGAATACCCTTAATCCCAACGACATCGAAACGATGACCGTACTAAAAGACGCCCAGGCTGCTATTTATGGCACTGTAGGTGCAAACGGTATCATTCTGATTACTACAAAGAGCGGCAAAAGAGACATGCCAACCAGGGTGGATGTCAATAGTTCGTTCGGAATGCAGGAAACCACACGAGAGCTTCCGGTGCTCAATGCCACCGAATATGCAGTAATACTTAATGAGAGTTACGCAGCCAATGGCCAGGCACTTCCATTCCCAAATATTTCGGGACTTGGTAAAGGAACCGACTGGCAAGGAAAGTTGTTTGAAACAGCTCCTATCATGGATAACAACATCAGTGTTTATGGTGGTTCGGGCAATATGAATTACTCCTTCAGTGCATCAGACCTTCGACAGGAAGGTATCATTGGTGCCGACAAATCCGGTTTTGAGAGGAATACTGCCCGAATGGCAATGGGTGCTGATCTTGCCAAGTGGCTGAAAATGAACACTTCGTTGACATACACCTATATCAATCGTAAATCATTCAATGAATTTGGGCTTGGTTCTGTTTTGTTTAATGCTGTAAACATGCCCTCTACAGTGCCGATCTACAAACCTGATGGAGATTTTTTCCTGGCTCCGTCGAATCTTGGTATTGAAATTATAAATCCCTTGCAGCAGGTGGCCAACACTTTCAACGATTATGACCTGAACAAATGGAACGGAAACGTTGGACTGGATGCAAGCTTTGCTAAACATTTCACAGCCACCGCACGTGTCGGGTTCAATACTACAACGGCAAAAAACAAGTCCTTTTCCAAGCAGTTAGATTATGGTGGAAAAGTTTTTGACGTTAGCCGCAGCAGTGTTTTTCAGAGCCGCGACAACTTCAACGATTACACATTTGATGCGTTTGTTACTTATGACAATATAGTTAACAATGTGCACAGCTTTACCGGCACTGTGGGAACCACGGTTTTTAAATCCTACGGTGACAACCTGAGCGCTACCGGCTGGGATGTTCCCAACAATTCATGGGATTTTGCTGATATCAGCCTGGCCAACGGATTGGTTGATGTTAAATCTGCCGGATCATATACTTATGATCAGCGAAGGCTTTCCTATTTTGCACGCGGTCTTTACAGCTATCACGACAAATATCTTGCATCTGTGATTGTCAGGCGTGATGCTTCAACAAAATTCGGCCCTGACAACGCTGTGGCATACTTCCCATCGGCCACTCTCGGTTGGATTGTATCGGAAGAAAATTTTATGGAAAGATTCAATAATATGAACCTCCTCAAGCTGAGGCTGAGTTATGGATTCCTGGGTTCAGACAAAATTGGAGATTACCGTTTTATCTCAACACTGGATGGCGAAGGTACTTACATTCTGGACAATCAAATTGTTAATGGCAGGGCAATTGGCCCGCTTTCCAACCCGAGTATTAAATGGGAGCAATCAGAACAATTTGATTTAGGTGTAGATATGAATTTCTTTAACGACCGGATTGAACTGACTGCCGATTACTTTGTAAAGACTACCCAAGATCTGCTGATACCAAACATTCCTGTTTCAGGCATTTTGGGCACATTTGCCCCTGGTGCAGCAGCTCCAACAGCCAACGCCGGAACTGTGCGCAACCAAGGATTTGAGTTCGCAGTAGGTTACCGCGGCATGATGGGCTCCGATTTCAGCTACCAGGTAAATTACAATCTCACTATCCTGGATAATGAAGTGCTGAAAGTGAATAACGGAACCGGGTTTGTAGATGGTGGTAGTTTTGGTGTTGGTCAGCCTTTGCCAGCCCGTATGCAGGTTGGATTCCCGATAGGTTATTTTTATGGTTATCAGACCGATGGCATTTTCCAAACCCAGGAAGAAATTGACGCTCACCCTTCGCAGATTGCCCTCGGCGCTATCGCACAGCCGGGTGATATAAGGTTTGTTGATACCAACAAGGACGGAGCCATCAATTCCGACGACAGAACCATGATTGGAAATCCAATTCCATCAAGCCTCATGGGTCTTAATATAACACTTAGGTACAAAGACTTCGACTTTACTGCTTACACTTTTGCAAGCATCGGTAATGATATCGTAAGAAACTATGAGCGCACGCAGCCTAATGTTAACCGGATGAGCTATATCCTTGACAGATGGACAGGTCCGGGCACCAGCAATGACGTTCCCAGGGTAACCACAGCCGCTACTGCCAATAATATTTTCTCCGATTTCTATGTGGAAGACGGCTCTTATGTAAGATTGCAGCGAATGGTGCTTGGTTATAGTCTTCCTGAAAAGGTGAATTCCAGAATTGGAATACAGGAAGTTCGATTCTTTTTTGCCATCAACAATTTGTTTACCCTTACAAAATACAGAGGGTATGATCCGGCAGCATCAAGCGGTGTGCCTATTGGCTCAGGCTTTGATAATGGATTCTATCCCGCTTCACGCACTTATATTCTTGGGTTTAATGTAAACATATAATCAGAAAGTCATGATAAAGAATTTATTCAACAAAACAGTTTTAGGCGGGCTATTTACTCTTACATTATTATTTTCATGTTCTGATGATTTTGTAAAAATATCCCCGCAGTATTCCGTTGATTCCGAGAACTTTTTTAACGCCCCTGACGACTATTATATGGCTTTGGTAGCCACCTACGATTTATTGCAGGCTACCTACCCCAATGTAATACTGGGCGAGATTGCTTCCGATAATTCAGCTTGCGGCGGCGAAAGCCCCACTGATGTAATTGGCTGGCAACAGGTTGGAGACATGATACATACATCCACCAATAGCAACCTTAAGGATATTTGGAATTGGATGTTTGCAGGTGTTCAGCGTGCAAATTATTTCATGGAATTTCAGGATAAAATTGATTTCGAAGGTAAAGAGCAAATGATTGGCGAGGTGCGCTTCCTTCGTGCCTACTATTATTTTGAACTGGTGAAATGGTTCGGACCTGTACCATTAAAAATTGATGAGCGCTTCAAACTAGGCGACGAAACTAGCATTCCACGCGCGCCGCTAAGCGAAGTGTATGCCCAGATTGAGGCCGACCTGATCTTTGCTGCCTCGGTGCTGCCGGCAAACCCGGTACAGATCGGAAGAACAAGCAAAGGTGCTGCAAAATCGCTACTTGGCAAGGCTTATCTGTACCAGGATAAATTTGCTGATGCCGCCACAGTGCTCGAAGAAGTGATTCTTGATGGCAAATACTCACTTGTACCAAACTTTTTTGATATCTGGGAAATGCCCGGTGAAAATGGTTCCGAATCAGTATTTGAAGTTCAATACACCGATGTTGAGGGTGCAGGATTTGATTGCCTGCAGTGCAGTGAAGGAAATGTAGCTGTTGGTTTCCAGGGAGTGCGTGGATATGAAGGTCCAATATTTTCTCCTGGTTTCAGTTTCAATGTGCCTGTACAGAAAGCCGTTGACGCCTTCGAGCCCGGTGACCTGAGAAAAGGAGCCACCATTCTCGATATCGTAGCGTGGGTCGATACCATGGGCGCTACTTACACAACAGGAAATGCCCATACCGGCTACTTTAACCGCAAATATTTGCCCCGTAAGAGAACACCCGAGGCGCAAAACGATCTCAACCTTACCAATCCCAACAATTACAGGGCTATCCGATACGCAGACGTTCTGCTGTTGGCTGCCGAAGCTCTCAACCGGGGTGGTATCAGCGACGGCAGGGCACAGGAATATCTCAACCAGGTTCGGCGCAGGGGATTTGGAAACAGTAACCATGACGTTACTTTAACCGGTAATGCACTTACCGATGCCATCTGGCACGAACGCCATGTAGAACTGATGGGAGAAGGACATCGCTTCTTCGACCTTGTACGTACCGGAAAAGCCGCCCAGGAAATTAATGGGTTTGCCACCGGTAAAAATGAGTTGTTTCCCGTGCCAATTGAAGAGATAAACTTTTCAAATGGGAACTGGCAACAAAATCCTGGTTACTAATCAAAAAAATTAGATTAAAATGAACAAGCTGAAAAATTTATTATTGATAGCTGTTGCCCTCTTTGCCGGCTTAGCCTGTGAAAAGGAAATTGACAACATAGACAAACTGGATAATGTAAATGCGCCAAGTATTACTTCTGTTGTTTTCGATATCAAACAGGATAATTCAGGTTTTGTAACCATGATGCCCCAGGCTGAAGGAGTTACCGGTTATATGGTAAAGTTTGGCGACGTTGCAGGTGAAACCCCGACGAAGTATGAGATGAACGATAAGATAACACACACTTATGCTGAGGGTGTTTATGCAATTGAGATCGCAGGTATTGGATTAACGGGTCTTACTTCCGCCTACCAGGCAGAACTGAATATTTCGTTTAAAGCGCCGGAGAATCTTGTGGTTTCCATCCAGGTTGATGGTGTGAATCCACGAATCATCAATGTTTCTGCAACTGCTACTTATGCTACAGTTATGGACATATACTTTGGTGACACCATTGATGAAGTGCCTGTTACTGTATTGCCGGGCGAAGTTGCTTCAAATCATTATGATGAGCCTGGTGACTATGAAATCAAAGTGGTTGCCAAAAGCGGTGGATCAGCTACCACAGAGTACACACAGGTGATAACCATTTCGGCTGCCAGCGATCCTGTAAATCTGCCTATTGGCTTCGAATCATTTACAGTAAACTATGCGTTTGTTGATTTTGGTGGAAACGTGTCCACTGTTATTGATAATCCTGACCCAAGCGGTTTAAATACCAGTGCAAAAGTTGCGCAGGCTGCAAAAAGCGCAGGTGCAGAAGTCTGGGCCGGAAGCTTGCTGACACTTGGAAATCCGATTAACTTCTCGAACACTAAACTTTTCAGAATAAAGGTATGGTCGCCTAAAATTGGTGCTGTTGTAAAACTGAAAGTAGAAAACTTGAATGATGGTAACATAGCACACGAGGTGGATGCAACCACAACAGTCAGCAATGAGTGGGAAGAGTTGCAATTCGACTTCTCGGCAATCGATGTAAGCCAGGAATATCAAAAAATAGTTTTCTTCTTCGATTTTGGCAATGTTGGAGATGGTTCAACCTATTATTTCGATGATGTACGATTAACAGCAGCAGTGCCAGGTACCGGAATAACAGGTACATGGAAAATGGCGCCTGAAGCCGGTTCAATGGGCGTTGGTCCAAACCAGGGTGATATCTCATGGTGGGCTATTGATGATGCCGGTGTAAGTGAAAGAGCCTGCTATTTCGACGACCTTTATGTATTTGCTGCCAATGGAACCTTCAGCAATGTTTTAGGTGCTGAAACCTGGGTTGAAGATTGGCAGGGAGTGACCCCTCAGGGATGCCACGCTCCTGTTGCTCCTCACGATGGATCGGTAGCAGCAACATACGTATATAATGCTGCTGCAGAAACCATCACCCTCAATGGCAAGGGAGCCTACTTGGGACTCCCAAAGGTTTTCAACGGTGGCGAGCTTACCAATCCCAATGATGCCCCGGAATCCATTACTTACATTGTTGATTTATCAGATGATGGTTCAACCATGATTCTCGACATAAGTATCGGTGGCGGATGGTGGAGGTTTAAGCTTATAAAAGAAGATGGTGGGATTATTACTCCTCTCACCGGAACCTGGCAGATGGCCGCCGAAGCCGGATCACTTGGCGTTGGACCCAATCAGGGCGATATTTCCTGGTGGTCAATTAGCACTGCCGGTGTTACTGAGAGAGCCTGCTATTTCGACGACCTTTATGTTTTTGGCGCTAATGGCTCATTCAGCAATATTTTAGGTGATCAGACCTGGATTGAACCATGGCAGGGAGCATCTCCTGAGGGATGCAACACACCCGTTGCCCCTCATGACGGATCAACCAGTGCCACTTATGTTTATGATGAAGCAGAAGGAACAGTTACACTCAACGGAGTTGGAGCATATC
Above is a window of Bacteroidales bacterium DNA encoding:
- a CDS encoding RagB/SusD family nutrient uptake outer membrane protein, which translates into the protein MIKNLFNKTVLGGLFTLTLLFSCSDDFVKISPQYSVDSENFFNAPDDYYMALVATYDLLQATYPNVILGEIASDNSACGGESPTDVIGWQQVGDMIHTSTNSNLKDIWNWMFAGVQRANYFMEFQDKIDFEGKEQMIGEVRFLRAYYYFELVKWFGPVPLKIDERFKLGDETSIPRAPLSEVYAQIEADLIFAASVLPANPVQIGRTSKGAAKSLLGKAYLYQDKFADAATVLEEVILDGKYSLVPNFFDIWEMPGENGSESVFEVQYTDVEGAGFDCLQCSEGNVAVGFQGVRGYEGPIFSPGFSFNVPVQKAVDAFEPGDLRKGATILDIVAWVDTMGATYTTGNAHTGYFNRKYLPRKRTPEAQNDLNLTNPNNYRAIRYADVLLLAAEALNRGGISDGRAQEYLNQVRRRGFGNSNHDVTLTGNALTDAIWHERHVELMGEGHRFFDLVRTGKAAQEINGFATGKNELFPVPIEEINFSNGNWQQNPGY
- a CDS encoding TonB-dependent receptor: MIKQFTSFVIIMMIIVTSLSAQQQSLSGVVKSANDGMPIPGVTVLIKGTFTGTSTNIDGAFTLSNVPLGSTIVFSFVGMTTMEVEYTGQAMMNVDLEYESMGLDELVVIGYGAVKKRDVTGSVSTVGSNTIGRLNPVKIEEALQGTITGVQVTPQSGAPGAGLDIRIRGISTNGDASPVVIIDGYQGDLNTLNPNDIETMTVLKDAQAAIYGTVGANGIILITTKSGKRDMPTRVDVNSSFGMQETTRELPVLNATEYAVILNESYAANGQALPFPNISGLGKGTDWQGKLFETAPIMDNNISVYGGSGNMNYSFSASDLRQEGIIGADKSGFERNTARMAMGADLAKWLKMNTSLTYTYINRKSFNEFGLGSVLFNAVNMPSTVPIYKPDGDFFLAPSNLGIEIINPLQQVANTFNDYDLNKWNGNVGLDASFAKHFTATARVGFNTTTAKNKSFSKQLDYGGKVFDVSRSSVFQSRDNFNDYTFDAFVTYDNIVNNVHSFTGTVGTTVFKSYGDNLSATGWDVPNNSWDFADISLANGLVDVKSAGSYTYDQRRLSYFARGLYSYHDKYLASVIVRRDASTKFGPDNAVAYFPSATLGWIVSEENFMERFNNMNLLKLRLSYGFLGSDKIGDYRFISTLDGEGTYILDNQIVNGRAIGPLSNPSIKWEQSEQFDLGVDMNFFNDRIELTADYFVKTTQDLLIPNIPVSGILGTFAPGAAAPTANAGTVRNQGFEFAVGYRGMMGSDFSYQVNYNLTILDNEVLKVNNGTGFVDGGSFGVGQPLPARMQVGFPIGYFYGYQTDGIFQTQEEIDAHPSQIALGAIAQPGDIRFVDTNKDGAINSDDRTMIGNPIPSSLMGLNITLRYKDFDFTAYTFASIGNDIVRNYERTQPNVNRMSYILDRWTGPGTSNDVPRVTTAATANNIFSDFYVEDGSYVRLQRMVLGYSLPEKVNSRIGIQEVRFFFAINNLFTLTKYRGYDPAASSGVPIGSGFDNGFYPASRTYILGFNVNI